The stretch of DNA ATATTAAAGATCTTAGATAACGACTTTATGTTTAAATTGGAAACATCTGCACATAAATATTTTGCATTATTATTTCTTTCATATGTAATCTCACAATTGGGATCAATGTCTATTCCTCCCAATACGTTTATACCTGCTTCTTTAAAACCACAGGTAACACCACCTGCAGAACAAAAGAAATCTACTGCTTTAAGTGTTGTTTTATTTTTCATATGTGGAATAAAATAAGTCTCTTACATCAATATTAAGAATATTTGCAATTTCAACAAAAGTTTCAATTGTCGGCTGTTTTTCATTAGTACACCATCGGGAAACAGTTGATTCTGTTTTACCTAATTGTGCTGCCAGCCATTTGTTGGTTAGTCTTTTTTCTGCAAGAATAACCTTAATTCGATTAATTGCTCTTTCAGACATATTTATTGCTTTACTGTGCAAATTTATTGTTTCTTTTTCACTCGTGCAATTCTTTAGCGGATAACTTATCAACAATCAGGCACTTACTTTCCTCGTGTGTATGACTAATACTAAGTAGATACACATGGATTTAAATTTGGATTTCATTTCATTTTTTTGCGATCTTATTGCCCCCTAAAAATACGGCAATGCTATTCATTGGGATCTTTTAAATGAATTTTCTAAGCTTTCTAAACTTTTATTTTCTAACATTTCCATCATATCCTGCTTAATCCTATTTTTTGTTAGTTTTGCATAAACTGCTGTTGTCTTGATATTTTTATGACCTAACATTTTTTGAACCGTTTCTATAGGTACTCCTTTTTCCAGAGTAATTGTTGTGGCGAAAGTATGTCGCGCTGTGTG from Bacteroidales bacterium encodes:
- a CDS encoding DNA cytosine methyltransferase; this translates as MKNKTTLKAVDFFCSAGGVTCGFKEAGINVLGGIDIDPNCEITYERNNNAKYLCADVSNLNIKSLSKIFN
- a CDS encoding helix-turn-helix domain-containing protein, which translates into the protein MSERAINRIKVILAEKRLTNKWLAAQLGKTESTVSRWCTNEKQPTIETFVEIANILNIDVRDLFYSTYEK